One segment of Channa argus isolate prfri chromosome 17, Channa argus male v1.0, whole genome shotgun sequence DNA contains the following:
- the LOC137102922 gene encoding trace amine-associated receptor 1-like — MSVNKTLITNTHYCFEVDFSYTLTSIHAVSCIFLYIFLGSLSVVIVCGNLLVIISIVYFKQLHTPTNSLILSLAVADLLVGALVSPLTIKYSSTVCHYHYDLFCKVRGTLAVSLCTCSILNLCCISIDRYYAVCQPLTYTAKINHCVIVIMILMSWGVSALIGISLTTVSIQRKICDKTCLNNVVLVNIMGLIFAFYLPMIVMLCIYLKIFLVAQKQARSIQNTASGAAVIRMERKATKTLAIVMGFFLACWLPFFLCNTVPPFLNVSLPDALLELLSWLALSNSMLNPFIYAFFYSWFRAAFRIIISGKIIQDDCTDLKLF, encoded by the coding sequence ATGAGTGTTAACAAGACTTTAATTACTAACACACATTATTGCTTTGAAGTTGATTTCTCTTACACACTGACAAGCATCCACGCTGTATCATGTATATTCCTTTATATTTTCCTCGGGTCCTTATCTGTTGTTATAGTCTGTGGAAACCTTCTTGTAATAATCTCCATCGTTTACTTcaaacagctgcacacacctACAAACTCTCTTATTCTGTCTCTGGCTGTGGCCGACCTGCTTGTAGGAGCCTTAGTTTCTCCTCTCACCATAAAATACTCATCAACTGTATGTCATTACCATTATGACTTGTTTTGTAAAGTACGTGGAACCCTTGCCGTATCACTGTGCACATGTTCTATTCtgaatttgtgttgtatttctaTTGACAGATATTATGCAGTGTGTCAGCCTCTTACTTACACAGCTAAGATAAATCATTGTGTGATTGTAATCATGATTCTGATGAGTTGGGGTGTTTCTGCTCTAATTGGCATCAGTTTGACAACTGTGAGTATACAGCGAAAAATATGCGACAAAACATGTCTGAACAACGTTGTACTGGTAAATATTATGGGACTTATTTTTGCGTTTTACCTCCCAATGATTGTAATGCTCTGTATCTACTTAAAGATTTTCCTTGTGGCACAGAAACAGGCACGCAGCATCCAGAACACAGCGTCAGGAGCAGCTGTCATTAGGATGGAGAGAAAGGCCACGAAAACTTTAGCTATTGttatggggttttttttggcgTGTTGGcttcctttctttctgtgtaaCACAGTTCCTCCTTTTCTTAACGTGTCATTACCAGATGCTTTGCTTGAATTACTTAGCTGGCTTGCACTGTCAAATTCAATGCTCAACccatttatttatgcttttttctACAGCTGGTTTCGAGCAGCTTTCAGAATAATAATTTCTGGGAAAATTATTCAAGACGATTGCACTGACTTAAAACTGTtctaa
- the LOC137102923 gene encoding trace amine-associated receptor 1-like, translating into MTLQEKSPGAELVFNAGLDSLILWNILHYITWPYTYALNTVYMLISYKNLLSICGNLLVIISIVYFKQLHTPTNSLILSLAVADLLVGALVSPLTIKYSSTVCHYHYDLFCKVRGTFDVSLCTCSILNLCCISIDRYYAVCQPLTYTAKINHCVIVIMILMSWGVSALIGISLTTVSIQRKICDKTCLNNVVLVNIMGLIFAFYLPMIVMLCIYLKIFLVAQKQARSIQNTASGAAVIRMERKATKTLAIVMGFFLMCWLPFFLTSTIFSFSNASLPDAVLELLNWVALSNSMLNPFIYAFFYSWFRSAFRMIISGKIFLGDCTNLKLS; encoded by the exons ATgactttgcaggagaagagtccgggtgctgaactg GTTTTTAATGCAG GGTTAGATTCTTTAATTCTTTGGAACATATTACATTACATCACATGGCCCTATACATATGCGCTTAATACTGTCTATATGTTAATCTCGTACAAGAATTTGTTAAGTA TCTGTGGAAACCTTCTTGTAATAATCTCCATCGTTTACTTcaaacagctgcacacacctACAAACTCTCTTATTCTGTCTCTGGCTGTGGCCGACCTGCTTGTAGGAGCCTTAGTTTCTCCTCTCACCATAAAATACTCATCAACTGTATGTCATTACCATTATGACTTGTTTTGTAAAGTACGTGGTACTTTTGATGTATCACTGTGCACATGTTCTATTCtgaatttgtgttgtatttctaTTGACAGATATTATGCAGTGTGTCAGCCTCTTACTTACACAGCTAAGATAAATCATTGTGTGATTGTAATCATGATTCTGATGAGTTGGGGTGTTTCTGCTCTAATTGGCATCAGTTTGACAACTGTGAGTATACAGCGAAAAATATGCGACAAAACATGTCTGAACAACGTTGTACTGGTAAATATTATGGGacttatttttgcattttacctCCCAATGATTGTAATGCTCTGTATCTACTTAAAGATTTTCCTTGTGGCACAGAAACAGGCACGCAGCATCCAGAACACAGCGTCAGGAGCAGCTGTCATTAGGATGGAGAGAAAGGCCACGAAAACTTTAGCTATtgttatgggtttttttttgatgtgttggcttcctttctttctcacttccaccattttttcttttagtaatGCTTCATTACCAGATGCTGTGCTTGAATTGCTTAACTGGGTTGCACTGTCAAATTCAATGCTCAACccatttatttatgcttttttttacagctgGTTCAGATCAGCTTTCAGAATGATCATTTCTGGAAAAATATTTCTAGGGGATTGTACTAACCTAAAACTTTCCTAA
- the LOC137102925 gene encoding trace amine-associated receptor 1-like — protein sequence MEPELPLNGTYSLNDTHPCYEYNTTHVCVLLYIFLGSLSVVTICGNLLFITSIIYFKQLHIPTNYLILSLAVADLLVGILVFPFSMVFTVTSCWYHEGLFYRYYAVCQPLTYKSKINHHVVVGMILVSWGVAALIGIGIIFAGFNQGKCKESCLMDELISITLACIFSFYIPAILMLSIYLKIFLVAQRQANRIQNTTCQSTKSEAIVSKVEKKATKTLATVMGVFFLCWTPYFLCILFQPLTYRVTPVALVETLNWLTLSNSTLNPFIYAFFYSWFRSAVRLIISGKIFQGNFANSKLF from the exons ATGGAACCAGAATTACCCCTCAACGGAACCTACTCTCTCAATGACACACATCCCTGCTATGAATATAATACAACTCACGTTtgtgtattattatatattttcctTGGTTCATTGTCAGTTGTTACAATATGTGGAAATCTTCTTTTCATAACCTCCATTATTTACTTCAAACAGCTCCACATCCCTACTAATTACCTGATCCTCTCTCTGGCAGTGGCGGACCTGCTTGTTGGGATTTTAGTCTTTCCATTCAGCATGGTTTTCACTGTGACCTCGTGTTGGTACCATGAaggtttatttt ATAGATATTATGCAGTGTGTCAGCCTCTCacttataaaagtaaaataaatcatcATGTTGTTGTGGGCATGATCCTGGTGAGCTGGGGGGTTGCTGCTTTAATTGGAATTGGCATTATATTTGCAGGTTTTAATCAAGGAAAATGCAAAGAAAGTTGTTTGATGGATGAGCTCATTTCAATTACTCTTGCGtgtattttctccttttatatTCCAGCCATTTTAATGCTTAGTATCTACCTGAAGATCTTCCTTGTTGCACAAAGACAGGCAAACCGGATCCAGAACACGACCTGTCAGAGCACAAAATCTGAAGCAATTGTCAGTAAGGTGGAGAAAAAGGCCACCAAAACTCTGGCTACCGTCATGGGagtgtttttcttgtgttgGACTCCTTATTTCCTTTGTATCTTGTTTCAGCCTTTAACGTACAGAGTAACACCAGTTGCTCTGGTTGAAACGCTGAACTGGCTCACACTGTCAAATTCAACGCTTAATCCATTTATTTATGCTTTCTTTTACAGCTGGTTCAGATCAGCTGTTCGATTGATAATTTCTGGGAAAATATTTCAAGGTAATTTTGCCAACTCcaaacttttttga
- the LOC137102926 gene encoding trace amine-associated receptor 1-like: MSVSTICGNLLVIIAIVYFKQLHTPTNYLVLSLAVADLLVGVLVCPFSMAVSVTSCLYHEDLFYRYYAVCQPLTYKTKINVYITVIMILVSWGVSVLIGIGIIIAGFSQGTCEEACTVDVALANAMGPVFSFYLPATIMLCIYLKIFLVAQKQARSITSKSKTSGATVSKMEKKATKTLATVMGVFLLCLTPYFLCVVFQPLSNNPPPAPVIEALNWLTLSNSLLNPLIYAFFYNWFRAAFRMIVSGKIFQEVKHQLQKLNRNKAVGPDSVSPRVLKAFAEQLSKILQPLFNLSLSQEKLLVL; the protein is encoded by the exons ATGTCTGTTTCCACAATATGTGGAAACCTTCTTGTAATAATCGCCATCGTCTACTTCAAacagctccacactcccacaAACTACCTTGTTCTGTCTTTGGCTGTGGCCGACCTGCTCGTGGGTGTTTTAGTTTGTCCTTTCAGCATGGCAGTGTCTGTGACCTCATGTCTGTACCATGAGGATCTGTTTT ACAGGTATTATGCAGTGTGCCAGCCCCTGACgtacaaaactaaaattaatgTTTACATCACGGTGATAATGATCCTGGTTAGCTGGGGGGTTTCTGTTCTTATTGGAATTGGAATCATAATTGCAGGATTCAGCCAAGGGACGTGTGAAGAAGCGTGCACGGTTGACGTTGCATTGGCAAACGCAATGGGGcctgttttctcattttaccTTCCAGCAACCATAATGCTTTGTATCTACTTGAAGATCTTCCTCGTTGCACAGAAGCAGGCACGCAGCATAACCTCCAAGAGCAAAACGTCCGGAGCAACTGTCAGTAAGATGGAGAAAAAAGCCACCAAAACTCTGGCTACTGTTATGGGAGTGTTTCTGTTATGTTTAACTCCTTACTTTCTCTGTGTGGTTTTTCAGCCTTTGTCTAATAATCCTCCACCGGCTCCTGTGATTGAAGCACTTAATTGGCTGACGTTGTCAAATTCGTTGCTCAATCCTTTGATTTACGCTTTCTTTTACAACTGGTTCAGAGCAGCTTTCAGGATGATTGTTTCTGGAAAAATATTCCAAG AGGTGAAGCACCAGCTGCAGAAGCTGAATCGGAACAAGGCCGTCGGTCCTGACAGTGTCAGCCCCAGAGTCCTGAAAGCCTTTGCTGAGCAACTTAGTAAGATTCTACAGCCCCTCTTCAACTTGAGCCTGAGTCAGGAGAAGTTGCTGGTACTGTGA
- the LOC137102929 gene encoding trace amine-associated receptor 1-like, producing the protein MNFVPLTSVLLRLFYVCSALVITCGNLLVIVSVFYFKQLHTPTNYFILSLAMTDLLVGILVCPFSMAIADSSCWYDENLLCKIRGGFDIMLCNCSVLHLCCISVDRYYAVCQPLRYTKKINDHVASIMILFSWSVSVVIGTGVMVIGIHKKSCVTSCSFHVRITTTFGCVVSFYLPASVMLCIYFKIFQVAQKQAHRIHNQSCQSTKPVTRREKKATQTLAVVMGVFLMCWTPFFLCVTFQPMSNYAIPVPVMEIFCILGRSNSLLNPFVYAFFYRWFRAAFRMIISGKIYQGEFGNSKLH; encoded by the coding sequence ATGAACTTTGTCCCTTTAACGAGCGTGTTATTACGTCTCTTTTATGTTTGCTCGGCCTTGGTTATAACATGTGGAAACCTGCTTGTAATAGTGTCcgtcttttattttaaacagctccacactcccactAACTACTTCATCCTTTCCCTGGCTATGACTGACCTGCTCGTGGGGATTTTAGTCTGTCCTTTTAGCATGGCAATCGCTGATTCCTCCTGTTGGTACGATGAGAATTTACTTTGCAAAATAAGAGGAGGCTTTGATATAATGCTGTGCAATTGTTCAGTGCTTCACCTGTGCTGCATCTCTGTTGACAGATATTACGCAGTGTGTCAACCACTGAGatacaccaaaaaaataaatgatcatgTCGCTTCCATCATGATCCTGTTCAGCTGGAGTGTTTCTGTTGTAATTGGAACTGGTGTCATGGTTATAGGAATCCATAAGAAAAGTTGTGTGACCAGTTGTTCATTTCATGTTCGAATAACCACCACTTTTGGATGCGTTGTATCGTTTTATCTCCCAGCAAGCGTCATGCTCTGTATCTACTTCAAGATCTTCCAGGTGGCACAAAAACAGGCCCACCGCATCCACAACCAAAGCTGTCAAAGCACAAAGCCTGTCACCAGGAGGGAGAAAAAGGCCACACAAACTCTGGCTGTAGTGATGGGAGTGTTTCTGATGTGTTGGactcctttttttctgtgtgtcacCTTTCAGCCTATGAGCAATTACGCAATACCTGTTCCTGTCATGGAAATATTTTGTATACTTGGAAGGTCAAATTCATTGCTCAATCCATTTGTTTATGCTTTCTTTTACCGCTGGTTCAGAGCAGCTTTCAGAATGATCATTTCGGGAAAAATATATCAAGGTGAATTTGGAAACTCGAAACTGCATTGA